Within the Bacteroidota bacterium genome, the region ACGCTCGAATTCCGCTTCCTCGATGTCTGCACGCGCGTCGAAGAGGCCGTCTGCATCGCGGCGATCCTGCAGGCGATCGTGCTGAAGCTCTACAAGCTACGGCGCGACAACACGACGTTCCGCGTCTACCCCGCCGACCTCATCGAGGAGAACAAGTGGCGCGCCGTCCGCCACGGCCTCGACGGCAAGCTGATCGACTTCGGTAAGGAGCAGGAAGTCCCCGCCCGCGAACTCATCCTTGAGTTGATCGAGTGGTTTATCGGCGATGTCGTCGACGAGCTCGGTAGCCGCGCCGAGGTGGAATATGCCTACAAGATCCTCGACCAAGGCGCCAGCGCCGATCGGCAGGTCGCCACGTTCGAGCAGACGGGCCAGCTACGCCCGGTCGTGGACCAACTCATCGCCGAGACCGAGGAAGGCGTGCGATAGGGAGCCAGGCGGCTCCCCCCGTTCTCATCGCCTCCGCGTCTGACGACGCTTCGCTCTTCGAACTGTCCCCCTCATTTGTGAGGGGGACAGTTTTTGGTGATAGGGGAGCTTAGCGACCGTCACCAAAAACGGGGGGAGTTGTCACACCACCGCCACCCAATCAGCGGCGCGGCGGGCGGGCGGGGCGCTCTTTCCCGGCGTGACCGAATCGGCGGCCGCCGCGTGGACGAACGAGCGCAGGAGCGCGTCGAGCTTCTCGAAGTCGACGAGGAAGGCGTCGTGGCCGAAGGGCGAGTCCAGTTCGAGGTAGGTGCCATTCGGCAGCGCGGCGGCGAGCGCCTGCTGCTCGTGCGGCGGGTAGAGCACGTCCGACGTGATGCCGACAACGACCGCTGGGATCGTAACCTGGGCGAGCGCATCGGCTATGGTGGTACCGGGGCGGTCGCGGGCAACGTCGTGGCTGTCCATCGCCTCGGTCAGGCGGACGTAGGTGACGGCGTCGAAGCGCTGGACGAGCTTCTCGCCCTGGTGCTGGAGGTACGACGCGATCTCGAACGTGCCGTCGCCGCGCTGCGTGCGGGCGAAGCGCTCGGCGAAGAGCAGAGGGCTGCGGTAGGTCATCATCGCCATCTGGCGGGCCGCCGCCAATCCAGCGCGGGGCGGGTCGTAGGGCGGGTAGAAGCCGCCGCGCCACCGGGGGTCGGCCGTAATCGCCGAGCGCTGCGCTTCGGAGATGCCGATCTGCCACGCCGTGTGCGCCGCGCCTGCCGCCAAGACCGCGAGGCGTCCTACGAAGGGCTGTCCATCAGGG harbors:
- the metX gene encoding homoserine O-acetyltransferase; its protein translation is MNDGVTTHRLAEPFTTEGGFTFEAPEVAYKTWGTLSPAADNAVLICHALTGHAAADEWMGDLLGEGKLLDPARHFVIATNALGSCYGTTGPRSRNPVTGELYGGAFPHVTIRDMVRLQRRLLDDLGVRRLALVIGGSMGGMQALEWAAMDALEEDEFKGGGPDGQPFVGRLAVLAAGAAHTAWQIGISEAQRSAITADPRWRGGFYPPYDPPRAGLAAARQMAMMTYRSPLLFAERFARTQRGDGTFEIASYLQHQGEKLVQRFDAVTYVRLTEAMDSHDVARDRPGTTIADALAQVTIPAVVVGITSDVLYPPHEQQALAAALPNGTYLELDSPFGHDAFLVDFEKLDALLRSFVHAAAADSVTPGKSAPPARRAADWVAVV